In the Clostridium sporogenes genome, one interval contains:
- a CDS encoding DUF4342 domain-containing protein — protein sequence MSVSLEQIDLLRKRANVSYEEAKEVLEKFDGDVIEALVYLEKNKKISEEPCCESKLLKKIKMLIRKGNKTKVVVSKKEETILKVPVNVVILCAVLAFPVMIAATVIALVTKHSIRVEKKSGEDSKINDVLNKVSTKVNNIVDDLSEEKEACD from the coding sequence ATGAGTGTATCTTTAGAACAAATAGACTTATTAAGAAAGAGAGCAAATGTAAGCTATGAAGAAGCAAAAGAGGTATTAGAAAAATTTGATGGAGATGTTATAGAAGCTTTAGTATATCTTGAAAAGAACAAAAAGATTAGTGAGGAACCATGCTGTGAAAGTAAATTATTAAAAAAAATTAAAATGTTAATTAGAAAAGGTAATAAGACTAAAGTTGTAGTTAGCAAAAAAGAAGAAACTATATTAAAAGTGCCAGTTAATGTGGTTATATTGTGTGCTGTTTTAGCATTTCCGGTTATGATAGCTGCTACTGTAATTGCCTTAGTTACAAAGCATAGCATCAGAGTAGAAAAAAAATCAGGAGAAGATTCTAAAATTAATGATGTTTTAAATAAAGTATCAACTAAAGTTAATAATATAGTTGATGATTTATCTGAAGAAAAAGAAGCTTGTGATTAA
- a CDS encoding GNAT family N-acetyltransferase, which translates to MKNFTLREAVEEDAPIIAGLIYDTEDFPEHIWGQGTKEEILNRIKLLVLSDNSRYSYLNVEVAQLNDKICGAIILLDSEEIAQLDTKTSFKLLFMIKGIKGKMKFIKDFIKGMSLEEGGKRELYIANLATDKSVRGLGIGKELMRLAEKIAKKEGYKGCSLLAKDKNVRKFYEKLDYKFEKEEKYCSQYLYRMVKMV; encoded by the coding sequence ATGAAAAACTTCACATTAAGAGAAGCTGTGGAGGAGGACGCCCCCATTATCGCTGGTCTTATATATGATACGGAGGATTTTCCAGAGCATATTTGGGGCCAGGGCACAAAAGAAGAAATTTTAAATAGGATTAAGTTATTAGTATTAAGTGATAACTCTAGATATTCTTATTTAAATGTAGAAGTAGCACAGTTAAATGATAAAATTTGTGGAGCTATAATTCTTTTAGACAGTGAAGAGATAGCACAGCTGGATACTAAAACTAGTTTCAAGTTACTTTTTATGATTAAAGGAATTAAAGGAAAAATGAAATTTATAAAAGATTTTATTAAAGGAATGAGTTTAGAAGAGGGTGGAAAAAGAGAACTTTATATAGCAAATTTAGCAACTGATAAATCCGTAAGAGGTCTTGGAATAGGAAAAGAGTTAATGAGATTAGCAGAAAAAATTGCTAAAAAGGAAGGCTATAAAGGATGTTCACTATTGGCTAAGGATAAAAATGTAAGAAAGTTTTATGAAAAATTAGATTATAAATTTGAAAAAGAGGAAAAGTATTGTTCACAATATTTATATAGAATGGTTAAAATGGTTTAA
- a CDS encoding GNAT family N-acetyltransferase — MNLKDINTNRLILIPITLEMTKSLIDKSSKEIEKLGIECDKEWPTEDTMDILPIINNSLEKSKRPTGFETWMIVDKNSNKIIGDIGFHGTPNDKGEVEVGFGLVEHKRGKGFGFESLKAIMYWLNFQESVKVIKAECLITNKPSARILEKAGLEEVNRDNELIYWEFIKTV, encoded by the coding sequence ATGAATTTAAAAGATATAAATACAAATAGGTTAATATTAATACCTATAACATTGGAAATGACTAAATCTTTAATAGATAAAAGCAGTAAAGAAATTGAGAAACTTGGAATTGAATGTGATAAAGAATGGCCTACAGAAGATACAATGGATATTTTACCTATTATAAATAATTCATTAGAAAAGAGTAAGAGACCAACTGGATTTGAGACTTGGATGATAGTAGACAAAAATAGTAATAAGATAATTGGAGACATAGGTTTTCATGGAACACCTAATGATAAGGGCGAAGTTGAAGTTGGATTTGGACTAGTGGAACATAAAAGAGGAAAAGGTTTCGGATTTGAATCCTTAAAAGCTATTATGTATTGGTTAAATTTTCAAGAAAGTGTTAAAGTTATTAAGGCTGAATGTTTGATTACAAACAAGCCTTCTGCCAGAATATTAGAAAAGGCTGGACTCGAAGAAGTTAATAGAGACAATGAATTAATTTACTGGGAATTTATTAAAACAGTATGA
- a CDS encoding nitroreductase family protein — protein MKKDFYEAIKERRTFYGISKEKVVSDDRIKEIIEHAVKHTPSAFNSQSARIVLLLGDKHDKLWSITKESLRKIVPEDKFKSTEEKINSFANGYGTVLYFEDMSVVEDLQKQFALYKDNFPIWSQQASGMHQFVIWTSLEIEGFGASLQHYNELIEEDLKKEWDIPNNWKLIAQMPFGKPTVKPDEKEYKPLEERIRIIK, from the coding sequence ATGAAGAAAGATTTTTATGAAGCAATAAAAGAAAGACGTACATTTTATGGAATAAGTAAGGAAAAGGTAGTTTCAGATGATAGAATTAAAGAAATTATTGAGCATGCAGTAAAACACACACCATCTGCTTTTAATTCTCAAAGTGCAAGAATTGTACTGTTATTAGGAGATAAACATGACAAATTATGGAGTATCACAAAAGAATCTTTAAGAAAGATAGTACCTGAGGATAAATTTAAAAGTACTGAAGAAAAAATAAATTCTTTTGCTAATGGATATGGAACAGTTTTATATTTTGAAGATATGAGTGTAGTAGAAGATCTTCAGAAGCAATTTGCGTTATATAAAGATAATTTCCCAATATGGTCTCAACAAGCTAGTGGAATGCATCAATTTGTTATATGGACATCATTAGAAATAGAAGGTTTTGGAGCTTCATTGCAACATTATAATGAACTTATTGAAGAGGATCTAAAAAAAGAATGGGATATACCAAACAATTGGAAACTTATAGCTCAAATGCCTTTTGGAAAACCAACTGTAAAACCAGATGAAAAAGAATATAAACCTTTAGAAGAACGTATTAGAATAATTAAATAA
- a CDS encoding HAMP domain-containing histidine kinase yields MNKILSLIKFIKDIFKYTYIITKQVIIVVPRIIKALLDKFKVRLRFSITFKLNFMYTLIISILLFLFTYTVLFGFRSFLIKEAKSNLNMYAEIVSNNIKDVPKVPKELIDSIAKKGNVSISILENDKSVVYSTNKKTKEHYGHFKKDLPYLITGNDNLERLILNKSFEFKSEIYYIQVISDLQKENEYLHLYFIIIGVLDIFILIIIIKFGSRIGKKVVDPINEMNYTIKKINIQNLDTRLNVKGFHDELRELTQTVNDMFDRIEESYENQNRFVSDASHELRTPIAVIQGYANMLYRWGKNDREVLEEAVTAIKDESENMKDLVEKLLFLARADKKTQKIHKEEFHINKLLDEIVRETRLINSSHDIINESNDDILIFADYKLLKQALRIFVDNSLKFTPEQGKITIGSHINKNKVVITVEDTGLGIPKEDIPYIFNRFYRVDKSRTKDKGGSGLGLSIAKWIVKEHKGSIEVKSKVNMGTKISISISAKNKD; encoded by the coding sequence ATGAATAAAATACTAAGCCTTATAAAGTTTATTAAAGATATTTTTAAATATACTTATATAATTACAAAGCAAGTAATAATAGTAGTTCCAAGAATTATTAAAGCTTTATTAGATAAATTCAAAGTAAGATTAAGGTTTTCTATTACTTTTAAGTTGAATTTTATGTATACACTTATAATATCAATATTACTATTTTTATTCACATATACAGTTTTGTTTGGTTTTAGGTCTTTTTTAATAAAAGAGGCTAAGAGTAACTTAAATATGTATGCAGAAATAGTATCAAATAATATAAAAGATGTGCCAAAAGTTCCAAAGGAATTAATCGATAGCATTGCTAAGAAAGGTAATGTATCTATAAGTATTTTGGAAAATGATAAAAGTGTTGTTTACTCAACCAATAAAAAGACGAAAGAACATTATGGGCATTTTAAAAAGGATTTACCATATCTTATAACAGGAAATGATAATTTAGAAAGATTAATTTTAAATAAAAGTTTTGAATTTAAAAGTGAAATATATTATATACAAGTTATAAGTGATTTACAAAAGGAAAATGAATATCTTCATTTATATTTTATTATTATAGGAGTTCTTGATATTTTCATTTTAATTATAATTATAAAATTTGGTTCTCGTATAGGTAAAAAAGTTGTTGACCCTATAAATGAAATGAATTATACAATAAAAAAGATAAATATACAAAACTTAGATACTCGTCTTAATGTGAAAGGTTTCCATGATGAATTAAGAGAACTTACTCAAACTGTTAATGATATGTTTGATAGAATTGAGGAGTCTTATGAAAATCAAAATCGTTTTGTATCAGACGCTTCCCACGAACTTAGAACCCCTATTGCAGTTATTCAAGGATATGCAAATATGCTTTATAGATGGGGAAAAAATGATAGAGAAGTTTTAGAAGAAGCGGTTACAGCTATTAAAGATGAGTCCGAAAATATGAAGGATTTAGTTGAAAAATTATTATTCTTAGCAAGGGCTGATAAAAAGACTCAGAAGATTCATAAAGAAGAGTTTCATATAAATAAATTATTGGATGAAATTGTACGAGAAACTAGGTTAATAAATTCAAGTCATGATATTATTAATGAAAGTAATGATGATATTTTAATCTTTGCAGATTATAAATTGTTAAAGCAAGCCTTACGAATATTTGTAGATAATAGTTTAAAGTTCACACCTGAACAAGGAAAAATAACTATTGGATCACATATAAATAAAAATAAAGTGGTTATTACAGTTGAAGATACAGGTTTAGGAATTCCAAAGGAGGATATACCTTATATTTTTAATAGATTTTATAGAGTGGATAAGTCTAGGACAAAGGATAAAGGCGGCAGTGGATTAGGACTTTCTATAGCAAAATGGATTGTAAAAGAACACAAAGGTAGTATAGAAGTTAAAAGTAAAGTTAATATGGGAACAAAAATAAGTATATCTATATCTGCAAAGAA
- a CDS encoding GntP family permease, with protein sequence MGNAVAGNQMILGLVVGISILVFLILKTKIHTFLALIIAAATTGLVGGMPPNKIIDSISKGFGGTLGSIGIIIGFGVMMGQIFEVSGAAERMARTFIKFLGKKREELALAITGFIVSIPIFCDSGFIILAPLAKAISKKTKKSVVSLGVALGLGLVITHSLVPPTPGPVGVAGIFGVSVGNFILWGIPLAIPMVIAGMIYGKYIGKKIYQIPGEEEDQWIRTEYQEPVYDFEHDEDDKELPSTFMAFAPIITPIIFILVNTILDVLIKQKTINPSGFTNMVQFLGSPIIAVGIGLVIAIYGLAGKLNKEEVINEMEKGIKSAGIIILVTGGGGALGMVLRDSGTGDYIAKSIAGSHMPVVLIPFIIASLVRLIQGSGTVAMITAASITAPIVAASNVNPILAALGACMGSLLFSYFNDSYFWVVNRSLGIKDAKEQIRVWSVTTTIAWAVGLVELILLSFIM encoded by the coding sequence ATGGGAAACGCAGTAGCAGGAAATCAAATGATATTAGGACTTGTAGTTGGAATCAGCATACTTGTATTTTTAATATTAAAAACTAAAATTCATACATTTTTAGCACTAATTATTGCAGCAGCTACTACTGGACTTGTAGGAGGAATGCCACCTAATAAAATAATTGATTCAATATCTAAAGGTTTTGGGGGAACCTTAGGAAGCATTGGCATAATTATAGGTTTTGGAGTAATGATGGGCCAGATCTTTGAAGTATCTGGTGCAGCAGAAAGAATGGCTAGAACCTTTATAAAGTTTTTAGGTAAAAAAAGAGAAGAATTAGCATTGGCCATAACAGGATTTATAGTATCTATACCTATATTTTGTGATTCAGGATTTATAATTTTAGCACCACTTGCAAAGGCAATTTCTAAGAAAACTAAAAAATCAGTAGTTTCTTTAGGGGTAGCTTTAGGATTAGGACTTGTAATTACTCATAGTTTAGTGCCACCAACACCTGGTCCAGTAGGAGTTGCAGGTATATTTGGAGTAAGTGTAGGAAACTTTATTTTATGGGGAATTCCTTTAGCTATACCTATGGTGATAGCCGGAATGATTTATGGAAAGTATATAGGAAAAAAAATATATCAAATTCCAGGAGAAGAAGAGGATCAATGGATTCGTACAGAATACCAAGAACCAGTATATGACTTTGAACATGATGAGGATGATAAAGAATTACCATCTACATTTATGGCCTTTGCACCAATAATAACACCTATAATATTTATACTTGTAAACACTATATTAGATGTTTTAATTAAACAAAAAACAATAAACCCTAGTGGATTTACTAATATGGTTCAATTTTTAGGGTCACCAATAATTGCTGTTGGAATTGGTCTTGTAATAGCCATATATGGACTGGCAGGTAAATTAAATAAAGAAGAAGTTATAAATGAAATGGAAAAAGGAATAAAATCTGCTGGTATAATAATATTAGTTACTGGTGGTGGTGGAGCTTTAGGCATGGTACTTCGTGACAGTGGTACAGGAGACTATATAGCAAAATCAATTGCAGGCTCTCATATGCCAGTTGTATTAATACCATTTATAATAGCTTCTTTAGTAAGACTTATTCAAGGAAGTGGAACAGTTGCCATGATAACTGCAGCTTCTATAACAGCACCAATCGTTGCAGCATCAAATGTTAATCCAATTTTAGCAGCTCTTGGAGCATGTATGGGATCACTTCTATTCTCATATTTCAATGATAGTTATTTCTGGGTAGTTAACCGTTCTCTTGGAATAAAAGATGCAAAAGAACAAATAAGAGTGTGGTCAGTTACCACTACCATAGCTTGGGCAGTAGGTTTAGTAGAACTTATCTTATTAAGCTTTATTATGTAA
- a CDS encoding transposase, with product MFKLLTVEIAWLYKKRWEIELFFKWIKQNLKIKKIIGHSLNVVMMQIISAIMTFLMLKLIEKESISFIILNLFANANRIKCKFKLDKCYENAFLSCYALIF from the coding sequence ATGTTTAAGTTATTAACTGTGGAAATAGCATGGTTGTATAAAAAACGTTGGGAAATAGAACTTTTTTTCAAATGGATAAAACAAAATCTTAAAATCAAAAAAATTATAGGACATAGTTTAAATGTAGTAATGATGCAAATAATATCAGCTATAATGACTTTTTTAATGTTAAAACTTATAGAAAAAGAATCTATTAGCTTTATCATATTAAATTTGTTTGCTAACGCAAATAGGATTAAATGTAAGTTTAAGTTAGATAAATGTTATGAAAATGCATTTTTGTCATGCTACGCATTAATTTTCTAA
- a CDS encoding response regulator transcription factor: MDKQRKGKILIVEDEVKISRFLQLELQYEGYEIEQAYDGREGLNKALNEKYDLILLDIMLPKLNGMEVCRRIRQISDIAIIMLTAKDETTDIVMGLDTGADDYISKPFAIEELLARIRVAFKRKKIDIKYSNTICIKGLELDLDKHIVYYNKEVIDLTKTEFDLLKFFMENKNIALNRDQILNKVWGFDYLGDTNVVDVYVRYLRTKIDNKYNERFIYTIRGVGYLLKDE; this comes from the coding sequence ATGGATAAACAGCGTAAGGGAAAAATTCTTATAGTAGAAGATGAAGTTAAAATTTCTCGTTTTCTTCAACTAGAATTGCAATATGAAGGATATGAAATAGAACAAGCCTATGATGGTAGAGAGGGTTTAAATAAAGCTTTAAATGAAAAATATGATTTAATATTATTAGATATAATGCTTCCTAAGCTAAATGGTATGGAGGTTTGTAGAAGAATACGTCAAATATCAGATATAGCCATAATAATGTTAACGGCTAAGGATGAAACCACAGATATTGTAATGGGATTAGATACTGGTGCTGATGATTATATTAGTAAACCTTTTGCCATAGAAGAACTTTTAGCTAGAATAAGAGTAGCATTTAAAAGAAAAAAGATAGATATAAAATATTCTAATACTATATGTATAAAAGGGTTAGAATTAGATTTAGATAAACATATTGTATACTATAATAAAGAAGTTATAGATCTTACAAAGACTGAGTTTGATTTATTAAAATTCTTTATGGAAAATAAAAATATTGCTTTAAATAGAGATCAAATATTAAATAAGGTATGGGGTTTTGATTATTTAGGAGATACTAATGTGGTAGATGTTTATGTAAGATATTTGAGGACAAAAATTGATAATAAGTATAATGAAAGATTTATATATACAATTAGAGGAGTGGGGTATCTTTTAAAAGATGAATAA
- the bsh gene encoding choloylglycine hydrolase yields MCTSVILKTKDRKNLFGRTMDFSVKFNESVRLIPRNFKWTNVTDKNVKSTKYAFIGMSVVTDSHPVFADGVNEKGLTCATLYFPGFAKYEEKNIENKENIACYDFVLWALSQFKNLEEVKKSLKNVVIINKVLSILNFAPPLHWILSDKSGKSIVIERTYRGLEVFDNPIGVMTNSPNFEWHLSNLRQYIGVRAKQFDNVTWNDLELSAFSQGSGTFGLPGDFTPPSRFVRAVYLKNNIMDIDNEIEGVNGIFHILSNCEIPKGTVLKSDGACDYTLYTSAMCSESAAYYYYTYENHQISAVNLFNEDLDALLMKEFPVNKVESINNIN; encoded by the coding sequence ATGTGCACTAGTGTGATTTTAAAAACAAAGGATAGAAAAAATTTGTTTGGACGTACAATGGACTTCTCAGTGAAGTTTAATGAATCTGTTCGCTTAATCCCTAGAAATTTTAAATGGACTAATGTAACAGATAAAAATGTTAAAAGTACAAAATATGCTTTTATTGGTATGTCTGTAGTAACAGACAGTCATCCCGTTTTTGCTGATGGTGTAAATGAAAAAGGGTTAACTTGTGCTACTCTTTATTTCCCTGGATTTGCAAAGTATGAGGAGAAAAATATTGAAAATAAAGAAAATATAGCTTGTTATGATTTTGTATTATGGGCACTATCTCAATTTAAAAATTTAGAGGAAGTAAAAAAATCATTGAAAAATGTAGTAATTATTAATAAAGTATTGTCTATATTAAATTTTGCTCCACCCTTGCATTGGATTTTATCTGATAAATCTGGTAAAAGTATAGTGATAGAAAGAACATATAGAGGATTAGAGGTATTTGATAATCCAATTGGTGTTATGACAAATAGTCCTAATTTTGAATGGCATTTAAGCAATTTACGTCAATATATTGGAGTGAGAGCTAAACAATTTGATAATGTTACATGGAATGACTTAGAGTTATCTGCTTTTAGTCAAGGGTCTGGAACTTTTGGATTACCAGGAGATTTTACTCCACCCTCTCGCTTTGTTAGGGCAGTTTATTTAAAAAATAATATTATGGATATTGATAATGAAATTGAAGGAGTAAATGGTATATTTCATATATTGTCTAATTGTGAAATTCCCAAAGGAACAGTTTTAAAATCTGATGGTGCTTGTGATTATACATTATACACTTCTGCAATGTGTAGTGAATCGGCTGCATATTATTATTATACTTATGAAAATCACCAAATTTCAGCTGTTAATTTATTTAATGAAGATTTAGATGCGCTCCTTATGAAAGAGTTTCCAGTCAATAAAGTAGAATCAATTAATAATATAAATTAG